The genome window CGGCCGACGCAGACGCAGGCCGACGGTTCCAAGTCCTGGCGATTGAGATCGCGGTGCCAGTCTTGAGAGAGCTGGTGAATACACTCTGTCTTGAAGGCGTATCGGCGCATCTACTAATGGCCATGGACGAGGTCACCCCGTATATCGGACTCGAAGTAGATATGCCACTCACGACACTCTGGATCTATCCATCCTTCACCGACCATGAGGTGCTGACCAGTATTCAAGGTGGCCGCTATCCGAACTATTGCAGCGTCCGGCACGTGAGCTATCGAGTGCTCACGCCAACAACCTTGGAGGCCATCCTGGTTGAACAATTGCGGTTGGTCCTCTGTCCACCGCAGCCGATCATGTAACCCTGCATTCGAAGGCAAAACACATCTCACTCAATGGAGAACCACCCCGACGCATACAAGGTCCTTCTATACAAACCTAAGGTGTCGCAACGCACACACTGCTATGCACAGATCGGGGAGTTTACAAACTGTATTGCTGTCTGATCCTGCTAGAACATCACGCCGAACTCCTGTCCCTCAGAGGCTAGAAGCTAGTAGTGGACAATCTCATCCGCGACGCGAAAGGCGGTACATTTGTTCATGTCATAACCCAACACAAACTCAACGATCTGACAAAACGACATAGCCCCTCCAGTCGATTCGCGGCGAGTGGCTCCACGTGGATACTGTGGCTGCTTATTCTGCTCAAAACAGCAGCCTATTATGTATGACGGAATCCAGCCACTCAAAATGCTACAAACCAGACAACCTAACTGACCAAGGCTACCTGGTTTGTTCGAGTCTTGAGAGACTCCCCGACTCCGGTAAGGACGGGCGCTGGATTGATGTTTTCTCGCTGTCCTGAACGGCTGCTGCCGAAGTCCACGACCGACGGCTATCTGGGCTGCTTCCGGTTTCAGCCACACACCTAACTCGCTGTCTTTCAAACCGGCAGCAGCCCACTTCGGCAAGCTATTGACCACACGTTTTCAAACGAATAGAGTTCCCGTAGATCCTATTCAATGAACTGCTCACACCACGAACCTAGAAAGTACGGACACCTTAATGCCTGAGAGTAGTGAAGCTCGGCCAAATTATGGAATGAAGGTCAGACGACTCAATCTACCTATCCACGCGCTCTCACAACTGCCAGAAAACGAACGTACTTTTCTGCTAATGGCTGGTCACATGCAAAATGAGTTTGTGGCACTACACAAAATCTTTGCTTGGTGCGTCTCGCCAGGCGTCGGCGCTACCCGCATCGAACATATGGTTAACGGGTCACAGGGATTCATGGTTGCGAAGATCCTTGCAGGCAAGCTACACGAGGGGTGGCAGCTGCTAAACAAGGCCTACTTTTCTTCGAAGCTCTCGCTTACGCTGACACCATTGCTTCATGAACCGACTCGGCTCTCACTCGACGGCCTAAAGTCATATTTCAGCAACTCGAACCTAATCTATGCAGTTCGCAACTCCTTTTCGTTCCACTATTCAGCAGAAGAGATTGCTCGTCATTGGCACGAAGCAGCTAGCGAGCCAGACTTCGATCTCTTCATCGGAGGCGAGTATGGAAATACCTTCCATCAAGCCTCTGAAACTGCAGTTAATATGGCAATCCTAAATCAAATCAACCGAAATGATAAGGCCGCCGCCCTAAAAACGTTTTTGAATGACGTTCAGAATGCCACACATCTATTCAACGATTTTCTCGATGGCGTTATGGTTGTGATCCTCGAAAGATGCTTCCGCACAAGTCTATCGGGTCTAGGAGTAGAAGAGGACGTGCGCCCAACTCTAGGAATTGACGACATTAAGATCCCGTTCTTCTATGTGCCCCCGAATGCCAGATCAGGAACCTGAACTCACGGTCAGCCAACACTATGCCGGCAAATATATGTTGCAATAGGAGCAGGCAATACAATGATTCCTCGCAAATCAAGCATTGGCCAAATGTTGGGTGAGTATGAACGCAGACACATAATTCTCCCTGAGTTCCAACGCCCATATAGTTGGGAAAAAGCCCAAGTAGCTACATTCTGGGGGGATTTACACTCGTTTTCTGAGAGATACCAAAAGCATCCCATTGATGCGTCATATTTTCTCGGCCCGGTGGTTGTGATCGAAGATAAAGAAACCATCAAGGTTTTGGATGGGCAGCAACGACTTGCCACTGCAACAATATTGCTAGCGGCCCTGCGAAATGTTGCTCGTGAGTGTCACGCAGCAAGTCCCTTTAACGACTTGGATTACTTTGCGAGAGATATTCAACGCGAAGTTATTGAGAAAAAAGATTCGGTTCCGTTGGGCTACTCATTGACATTAAGCGAGTTGGATGAACCATTTTTCTTCCAGAGGATTAAGTCCGACCCTCCCTTAGCAAGCAAGTCCAGCATACGCTCACACCAACTCATACAACATGCTTATGACTATTTGTATGAGCAGCTCAAGGGGACAGTGCAAGGCAAGAAGCCTCAGGAGCAAGTGCGCGAACTAAAGCTGATGAAGGAAGCCCTGACAAAGGGCGTACTTCTTGTTGTCATCGCTGTTGAAGACGAGGAAGACGCCTTTGACATTTTTGAATCCCTGAATGACCGTGGCCTACGTCTATCGGTGCCCGATTTACTCCTCAACCTCTTGCTCAAACGATGCAATGACTCAGGATCTAAGCAAATGGTCCGTCAGACCTGGAATGCCCTGATCCAGCAAATGGGCCTGCGAGATGTATCTCGCTTCTTAAGGCACTTTTGGTTATCCAAGTACGGCGATTTGAAGGCAAAAGGGCTGTATGCGGAAATTAAAAGCCATCTTAACTCGCACAAATTGACTAGTATTGAATTCGCCCAGACATGCTCTGAATCGTGCGAAGATTATTTGAAACTCCTCAACATAGATAAGTCATTGCCCAAAGAGGCTATTAAGAATGTAGATGGTTTAGTTCGATACTTGGGTGTCCAAAATGGTCTTCCCCTGCTTCTTGCAGCCTACCAGTGTCTTAACCATTCAGATTTCATAAAGCTTGTAAAGGCAATGACATCACTTTACGTGCGGCATACTCTGATCGGAAATCAGAATCCACTTGAGTTAGAGACGGTGTTTTATGATGCAGCTCGCGAGCTTCGCGCCCAGAAGGATTCGAAGGTCTCTAGCAATAAAGCATTCTCTGCAGCAAAGGCTAAGCTTTCAAAAATTAATCCTACCGACGCCTTGGTTA of Nitrospira sp. contains these proteins:
- a CDS encoding DUF262 domain-containing protein, producing MIPRKSSIGQMLGEYERRHIILPEFQRPYSWEKAQVATFWGDLHSFSERYQKHPIDASYFLGPVVVIEDKETIKVLDGQQRLATATILLAALRNVARECHAASPFNDLDYFARDIQREVIEKKDSVPLGYSLTLSELDEPFFFQRIKSDPPLASKSSIRSHQLIQHAYDYLYEQLKGTVQGKKPQEQVRELKLMKEALTKGVLLVVIAVEDEEDAFDIFESLNDRGLRLSVPDLLLNLLLKRCNDSGSKQMVRQTWNALIQQMGLRDVSRFLRHFWLSKYGDLKAKGLYAEIKSHLNSHKLTSIEFAQTCSESCEDYLKLLNIDKSLPKEAIKNVDGLVRYLGVQNGLPLLLAAYQCLNHSDFIKLVKAMTSLYVRHTLIGNQNPLELETVFYDAARELRAQKDSKVSSNKAFSAAKAKLSKINPTDALVKVGCCRFQRHRVRCMKEPGGRSWSDGSLRESSKLRR